One Ananas comosus cultivar F153 linkage group 1, ASM154086v1, whole genome shotgun sequence DNA window includes the following coding sequences:
- the LOC109708311 gene encoding transcription factor TGAL5-like isoform X1 — MANHRDDENGFSDSGGSLSQSLVYGTQFSRPTATSFCDQQGDVYLGDWEEAVMQGVGIRNDGDRKSYLTPKPSILEIFPSWPMRYQLQIHTGNLLSARSNDSAAPQNTINQQELESSASMIASSEHNKQKQKQKQKQKEMMMSSDGSKAATVAPIHQAVAIQEKGRIAGSTRKDVKLLDPKTLRRLAQNREAARKSRMRKKAYVQQLESSRIRLQQLELNLQRARSQGVFPGGCNALGDTTSGAVMFDMEYARWMENNRKRLSELRGGLQTHLHDENLSLIVDECIAHYDELFRLKAAVARSDVFHLLTGMWITPAERCFLWMGGFKPSELLKMLMPQLDLLTEQQLMGICNLQQSLQQAEEALSQGLGQLRLLLAETVASGSPIHESTYAGNHMLIALGKLANLEGFVRQADNLRQQTLHQLRRLLTTRQAARCFLVIGEYFNHLRALSALWASRPRESFIANETACPTATDPQMVHQPQGSQFSAF; from the exons ATGGCAAATCATAGAGATGATGAAAATGGTTTCTCAGATTCTGGAGGATCTTTGAGCCAATCACTTGTTTATGGAACTCAATTCTCCAGGCCAACTGCAACCAGCTTTTG TGATCAACAAGGGGATGTTTACTTGGGTGACTGGGAAGAGGCTGTCATGCAGGGAGTTGGCATAAGAAATGATGGAGACAGAAAGT CCTATCTCACACCCAAACCCTCCATACTTGAGATCTTCCCCTCATGGCCAATGAGATACCAGCTGCAAATTCATACA GGGAATTTACTATCAGCAAGGAGTAATGATTCAGCTGCACCCCAGAACACAATAAACCAGCAAGAATTAGAGTCCTCAGCAAGCATGATAGCCTCCTCAGAGCATAACaaacagaagcagaagcagaagcagaagcaaaaaGAGATGATGATGTCAAGTGATGGGTCAAAAGCAGCAACAGTAGCACCAATTCATCAGGCAGTAGCAATCCAAGAGAAG GGTAGAATTGCTGGGTCAACTAGGAAAGATGTGAAATTACTTGATCCCAAG ACCTTGAGACGGTTAGCTCAAAACAGAGAGGCAGCAAGGAAAAGCAGGATGCGTAAGAAG GCTTACGTGCAACAGCTTGAGTCAAGCAGAATCAGGCTTCAACAGCTAGAATTAAATCTCCAAAGAGCTCGATCCCAG GGTGTATTTCCAGGAGGATGCAATGCGCTTGGAGATACAACTTCTG GTGCTGTGATGTTCGACATGGAGTACGCTCGATGGATGGAGAATAACAGAAAGCGCTTATCGGAGCTTCGAGGTGGACTACAGACTCACCTGCACGACGAAAATCTTAGCCTCATCGTCGATGAGTGCATCGCACATTATGATGAGCTCTTCCGTCTGAAGGCTGCAGTGGCCAGATCGGACGTCTTCCACCTCCTGACCGGAATGTGGATAACCCCGGCCGAGCGGTGCTTCTTGTGGATGGGCGGATTCAAGCCCTCGGAGCTCCTCAAG ATGCTGATGCCTCAGCTAGATCTACTGACGGAGCAGCAGCTGATGGGCATCTGCAATCTGCAGCAGTCGTTGCAGCAGGCGGAGGAGGCCCTCTCCCAGGGCCTCGGACAGCTCCGGTTATTACTGGCTGAAACGGTGGCCAGCGGGTCTCCCATCCATGAAAGCACTTATGCAGGAAACCACATGTTGATCGCATTGGGGAAGCTCGCGAACCTCGAAGGCTTCGTCCGACAG GCTGACAATTTGAGGCAGCAGACATTGCATCAACTGCGCCGACTTTTAACTACTCGACAGGCAGCCAGATGCTTTCTAGTGATCGGAGAATACTTTAATCACCTTCGAGCTCTCAGCGCCCTCTGGGCATCCCGCCCTCGAGA GAGCTTCATAGCAAATGAAACTGCATGCCCTACAGCAACAGACCCACAAATGGTTCATCAACCACAAGGAAGTCAGTTCTCTGCCTTCTAA
- the LOC109708311 gene encoding transcription factor LG2-like isoform X4, with protein MANEIPAANSYSKGNLLSARSNDSAAPQNTINQQELESSASMIASSEHNKQKQKQKQKQKEMMMSSDGSKAATVAPIHQAVAIQEKGRIAGSTRKDVKLLDPKTLRRLAQNREAARKSRMRKKAYVQQLESSRIRLQQLELNLQRARSQGVFPGGCNALGDTTSGAVMFDMEYARWMENNRKRLSELRGGLQTHLHDENLSLIVDECIAHYDELFRLKAAVARSDVFHLLTGMWITPAERCFLWMGGFKPSELLKMLMPQLDLLTEQQLMGICNLQQSLQQAEEALSQGLGQLRLLLAETVASGSPIHESTYAGNHMLIALGKLANLEGFVRQADNLRQQTLHQLRRLLTTRQAARCFLVIGEYFNHLRALSALWASRPRESFIANETACPTATDPQMVHQPQGSQFSAF; from the exons ATGGCCAATGAGATACCAGCTGCAAATTCATACAGTAAG GGGAATTTACTATCAGCAAGGAGTAATGATTCAGCTGCACCCCAGAACACAATAAACCAGCAAGAATTAGAGTCCTCAGCAAGCATGATAGCCTCCTCAGAGCATAACaaacagaagcagaagcagaagcagaagcaaaaaGAGATGATGATGTCAAGTGATGGGTCAAAAGCAGCAACAGTAGCACCAATTCATCAGGCAGTAGCAATCCAAGAGAAG GGTAGAATTGCTGGGTCAACTAGGAAAGATGTGAAATTACTTGATCCCAAG ACCTTGAGACGGTTAGCTCAAAACAGAGAGGCAGCAAGGAAAAGCAGGATGCGTAAGAAG GCTTACGTGCAACAGCTTGAGTCAAGCAGAATCAGGCTTCAACAGCTAGAATTAAATCTCCAAAGAGCTCGATCCCAG GGTGTATTTCCAGGAGGATGCAATGCGCTTGGAGATACAACTTCTG GTGCTGTGATGTTCGACATGGAGTACGCTCGATGGATGGAGAATAACAGAAAGCGCTTATCGGAGCTTCGAGGTGGACTACAGACTCACCTGCACGACGAAAATCTTAGCCTCATCGTCGATGAGTGCATCGCACATTATGATGAGCTCTTCCGTCTGAAGGCTGCAGTGGCCAGATCGGACGTCTTCCACCTCCTGACCGGAATGTGGATAACCCCGGCCGAGCGGTGCTTCTTGTGGATGGGCGGATTCAAGCCCTCGGAGCTCCTCAAG ATGCTGATGCCTCAGCTAGATCTACTGACGGAGCAGCAGCTGATGGGCATCTGCAATCTGCAGCAGTCGTTGCAGCAGGCGGAGGAGGCCCTCTCCCAGGGCCTCGGACAGCTCCGGTTATTACTGGCTGAAACGGTGGCCAGCGGGTCTCCCATCCATGAAAGCACTTATGCAGGAAACCACATGTTGATCGCATTGGGGAAGCTCGCGAACCTCGAAGGCTTCGTCCGACAG GCTGACAATTTGAGGCAGCAGACATTGCATCAACTGCGCCGACTTTTAACTACTCGACAGGCAGCCAGATGCTTTCTAGTGATCGGAGAATACTTTAATCACCTTCGAGCTCTCAGCGCCCTCTGGGCATCCCGCCCTCGAGA GAGCTTCATAGCAAATGAAACTGCATGCCCTACAGCAACAGACCCACAAATGGTTCATCAACCACAAGGAAGTCAGTTCTCTGCCTTCTAA
- the LOC109708311 gene encoding transcription factor LG2-like isoform X3: protein MHHENLIWSYLTPKPSILEIFPSWPMRYQLQIHTGNLLSARSNDSAAPQNTINQQELESSASMIASSEHNKQKQKQKQKQKEMMMSSDGSKAATVAPIHQAVAIQEKGRIAGSTRKDVKLLDPKTLRRLAQNREAARKSRMRKKAYVQQLESSRIRLQQLELNLQRARSQGVFPGGCNALGDTTSGAVMFDMEYARWMENNRKRLSELRGGLQTHLHDENLSLIVDECIAHYDELFRLKAAVARSDVFHLLTGMWITPAERCFLWMGGFKPSELLKMLMPQLDLLTEQQLMGICNLQQSLQQAEEALSQGLGQLRLLLAETVASGSPIHESTYAGNHMLIALGKLANLEGFVRQADNLRQQTLHQLRRLLTTRQAARCFLVIGEYFNHLRALSALWASRPRESFIANETACPTATDPQMVHQPQGSQFSAF from the exons ATGCACCATGAAAATCTTATATGGT CCTATCTCACACCCAAACCCTCCATACTTGAGATCTTCCCCTCATGGCCAATGAGATACCAGCTGCAAATTCATACA GGGAATTTACTATCAGCAAGGAGTAATGATTCAGCTGCACCCCAGAACACAATAAACCAGCAAGAATTAGAGTCCTCAGCAAGCATGATAGCCTCCTCAGAGCATAACaaacagaagcagaagcagaagcagaagcaaaaaGAGATGATGATGTCAAGTGATGGGTCAAAAGCAGCAACAGTAGCACCAATTCATCAGGCAGTAGCAATCCAAGAGAAG GGTAGAATTGCTGGGTCAACTAGGAAAGATGTGAAATTACTTGATCCCAAG ACCTTGAGACGGTTAGCTCAAAACAGAGAGGCAGCAAGGAAAAGCAGGATGCGTAAGAAG GCTTACGTGCAACAGCTTGAGTCAAGCAGAATCAGGCTTCAACAGCTAGAATTAAATCTCCAAAGAGCTCGATCCCAG GGTGTATTTCCAGGAGGATGCAATGCGCTTGGAGATACAACTTCTG GTGCTGTGATGTTCGACATGGAGTACGCTCGATGGATGGAGAATAACAGAAAGCGCTTATCGGAGCTTCGAGGTGGACTACAGACTCACCTGCACGACGAAAATCTTAGCCTCATCGTCGATGAGTGCATCGCACATTATGATGAGCTCTTCCGTCTGAAGGCTGCAGTGGCCAGATCGGACGTCTTCCACCTCCTGACCGGAATGTGGATAACCCCGGCCGAGCGGTGCTTCTTGTGGATGGGCGGATTCAAGCCCTCGGAGCTCCTCAAG ATGCTGATGCCTCAGCTAGATCTACTGACGGAGCAGCAGCTGATGGGCATCTGCAATCTGCAGCAGTCGTTGCAGCAGGCGGAGGAGGCCCTCTCCCAGGGCCTCGGACAGCTCCGGTTATTACTGGCTGAAACGGTGGCCAGCGGGTCTCCCATCCATGAAAGCACTTATGCAGGAAACCACATGTTGATCGCATTGGGGAAGCTCGCGAACCTCGAAGGCTTCGTCCGACAG GCTGACAATTTGAGGCAGCAGACATTGCATCAACTGCGCCGACTTTTAACTACTCGACAGGCAGCCAGATGCTTTCTAGTGATCGGAGAATACTTTAATCACCTTCGAGCTCTCAGCGCCCTCTGGGCATCCCGCCCTCGAGA GAGCTTCATAGCAAATGAAACTGCATGCCCTACAGCAACAGACCCACAAATGGTTCATCAACCACAAGGAAGTCAGTTCTCTGCCTTCTAA
- the LOC109708311 gene encoding transcription factor LG2-like isoform X2, with protein sequence MQGVGIRNDGDRKSYLTPKPSILEIFPSWPMRYQLQIHTGNLLSARSNDSAAPQNTINQQELESSASMIASSEHNKQKQKQKQKQKEMMMSSDGSKAATVAPIHQAVAIQEKGRIAGSTRKDVKLLDPKTLRRLAQNREAARKSRMRKKAYVQQLESSRIRLQQLELNLQRARSQGVFPGGCNALGDTTSGAVMFDMEYARWMENNRKRLSELRGGLQTHLHDENLSLIVDECIAHYDELFRLKAAVARSDVFHLLTGMWITPAERCFLWMGGFKPSELLKMLMPQLDLLTEQQLMGICNLQQSLQQAEEALSQGLGQLRLLLAETVASGSPIHESTYAGNHMLIALGKLANLEGFVRQADNLRQQTLHQLRRLLTTRQAARCFLVIGEYFNHLRALSALWASRPRESFIANETACPTATDPQMVHQPQGSQFSAF encoded by the exons ATGCAGGGAGTTGGCATAAGAAATGATGGAGACAGAAAGT CCTATCTCACACCCAAACCCTCCATACTTGAGATCTTCCCCTCATGGCCAATGAGATACCAGCTGCAAATTCATACA GGGAATTTACTATCAGCAAGGAGTAATGATTCAGCTGCACCCCAGAACACAATAAACCAGCAAGAATTAGAGTCCTCAGCAAGCATGATAGCCTCCTCAGAGCATAACaaacagaagcagaagcagaagcagaagcaaaaaGAGATGATGATGTCAAGTGATGGGTCAAAAGCAGCAACAGTAGCACCAATTCATCAGGCAGTAGCAATCCAAGAGAAG GGTAGAATTGCTGGGTCAACTAGGAAAGATGTGAAATTACTTGATCCCAAG ACCTTGAGACGGTTAGCTCAAAACAGAGAGGCAGCAAGGAAAAGCAGGATGCGTAAGAAG GCTTACGTGCAACAGCTTGAGTCAAGCAGAATCAGGCTTCAACAGCTAGAATTAAATCTCCAAAGAGCTCGATCCCAG GGTGTATTTCCAGGAGGATGCAATGCGCTTGGAGATACAACTTCTG GTGCTGTGATGTTCGACATGGAGTACGCTCGATGGATGGAGAATAACAGAAAGCGCTTATCGGAGCTTCGAGGTGGACTACAGACTCACCTGCACGACGAAAATCTTAGCCTCATCGTCGATGAGTGCATCGCACATTATGATGAGCTCTTCCGTCTGAAGGCTGCAGTGGCCAGATCGGACGTCTTCCACCTCCTGACCGGAATGTGGATAACCCCGGCCGAGCGGTGCTTCTTGTGGATGGGCGGATTCAAGCCCTCGGAGCTCCTCAAG ATGCTGATGCCTCAGCTAGATCTACTGACGGAGCAGCAGCTGATGGGCATCTGCAATCTGCAGCAGTCGTTGCAGCAGGCGGAGGAGGCCCTCTCCCAGGGCCTCGGACAGCTCCGGTTATTACTGGCTGAAACGGTGGCCAGCGGGTCTCCCATCCATGAAAGCACTTATGCAGGAAACCACATGTTGATCGCATTGGGGAAGCTCGCGAACCTCGAAGGCTTCGTCCGACAG GCTGACAATTTGAGGCAGCAGACATTGCATCAACTGCGCCGACTTTTAACTACTCGACAGGCAGCCAGATGCTTTCTAGTGATCGGAGAATACTTTAATCACCTTCGAGCTCTCAGCGCCCTCTGGGCATCCCGCCCTCGAGA GAGCTTCATAGCAAATGAAACTGCATGCCCTACAGCAACAGACCCACAAATGGTTCATCAACCACAAGGAAGTCAGTTCTCTGCCTTCTAA